In the Balearica regulorum gibbericeps isolate bBalReg1 chromosome 3, bBalReg1.pri, whole genome shotgun sequence genome, TTAAGGATTGTCATGACTAAAGTAATTGAAGTGAGAGGAGTGCAAAGTGGGGGGGTCATATCCTGAAGGACTGAGTGTGAGTTCCGTGAAATGGTGAGCTCCTCACACAGGAAGGTACTAATTGCTCACAGATTGACTGTGAGCCATCAGTGTGATGTGACCATGGGAAAGGTAAATGTATTAATCCTAGGATGCATCAAGGGATAATCCAGTGGAGATGAAAGGGTTAGTCCTTTATGCAAGTGTCAGACCTCATCTGGAATATGCACCACAGTGGGAAAGTGGAAACAGTTTAGAGATTGCTGTACACTACCTCTGTCTAAGAAGTGAAAAGAACATGACTTACCTGACACAAAAAAATGATGGTAGGAGATCTGAGTCCTCTCTACTAAGGTGTCTGTCAGGCAGACAGCAAGGGAGAAGATCTATTTAAGTCACAGGCCAAAACAGAGTGGTAGAAGCTTGCCATGAGAAAATTAAGGTGAGCTCATGAGAAGACTGTTTATAAACCTTAGATCAGTGAAGTTTGCGAATAGCCTACTGGTAGACACACGAAACACAAGATGCTCAGCTCGCAATGACCTGGTGCCTGCTTGGCTCGTGAAGAGTCTGGGGTGTATCTGCCTGTGCCAGATGGGAACTGGACTTGATGGCCATGTTCCAGGTGAGGTGCAGTGCCAGAGCCTCTGATACTTACTTATTCCCCTTTTGTCTGCAGGAAACTGAAGTGCTGGAGGAAGAGAAGTCAGTGCTGCAAAAGGAAATTGCTGAGCtccagaaggagaaagagaagctgGAGTTTATGCTGGTGGCTCACAGCCCTGTGTGCAAAATCAGCCCTGAGGACCGTCGGAGCCCACCATCCAGCAGCCTCCAGAGCGTTCGGACTGGAGCGAGTGGAGCGGTGGTGGTGAAGCAGGAGCCTGTGGAGGAAGAGATCCCATCTTCCTCCTTGGTCCTTGACAAAGCCCAGAGGTCTGTCATTAAGCCCATCAGCATTGCTGGAGGTTTTTATGGGGAGGAGGCACTCAACACTCCCATCGTGGTGACCTCAACACCAGCCATCACTCCTGGCTCCTCCAACTTGGTGTTCACCTACCCCAATGTGTTGGATCAGGagtctcctctctccccatctGAGTCCTGCTCCAAAGCTCAccggaggagcagcagcagtggtgaCCAGTCCTCGGATTCCTTGAACTCTCCCACCTTGCTGGCGTTGTAATACCCCTGCGGTCCCTCATTTTGCCAGTGTGTTACATCCCCCCGCAGCACCATGGGGGGAGCCCCCCTCCATGGGATTAGAGACAGGCATAGGATCGTTCAAGCACAAGGGCAGCAGGAACAAGGATGGGGAagtgctgcagctccaggaagGAGAGTGAGGACCAACGCCAGCTCCCTGGAGGCAGGAAACGGCAAGGGTGGGACTGACACGCCAGGACTATTTGGAGAGGGTGATGTCCCCTCTGTAGGGACTGCCTATGGAAACCTCTTCACGGCCATAGTGGACTTGGGGAGCACTCTTGGCCAGGACTGAAGGCGAGCTGCAGACAGTTGCTAGTCATCCCTTTCCTTTGTGAATTGATCTGATCGGTTGTGCTCTGTGCTTACATCATTCTGGTTAGTTGATCTTACaacttctctctttccctctttctcacTCTGTGCTTATCATTTCCAATGTTGTCAATCCCATGACATTTCATCCAGTTGCTCTGAACTCTAAAGGCTTGTTAGGACATTTCCTCTTGGGACAGGCTGCGGGAAACATGTAGGATtgcccaggcaggagggggatGGCTGGGAGGTCCAGGAGAGGGAGGACTAAGAGGAGCCTGAGGGCTCAGCAGCAAGGGCAGAGCTCGTAACTCTGGCCTGGGGCACAGAGACAGCAGGAGGCTCATGCAgaagcctttcttttttaaaatgtagataaTTTATCCCCTTGGGCTCCTCAAAAAACAATTTAGCATCTCAGGGCCAAAGTAGCATCAGAAAAGCTGCTGGGCTGGCACTTACCAGTGTCTTTGGCAGGATTTTACCCCAGTTTGTGGATATCAAATCTGCTGCTTGTTGTTTACTTTTCCTGGGCTGCCCACTGTCTAGGGAGTATTGCATCTTCTTCCCCATCAGGGCTCCTGATTCAAAGGCTGATCTCTTCCTATTAGTAAATCCTCCCTTCCCCTTGGCCATATTTGCAGAACATGCTACCGAAAAAGAGGTGGCACCATGTGCCTATAAATCCAGGATGGAGACTGGCAGTGGATAAGAAGGTGAAACTAGCTGGCTGTACCCTTGTTGACTTTTTCATTGTTGGGAAACAAAGCAGCACACATCCACCAGTTGATACTAGGGGGTGTTGTTTGCTCAGAGATTCCCAGTTTCCAAGGTTGGGGGGACGGCAGTGGACCAACTTCCAGCACAGGCCACAAGGTGCTCCTGACCAGGCAGGAATGGCATGGTTGAAGTGATGACCTGTTTGCGCGAGAACAGGGCTTCTGATAACCTCTGGTTATGAATGACAAATTGACAGTGGAGGAAAAACAATTACCATTATTTGCACCTTGGtctttggccttttttttcgtttggtgtttttttggggttttttttttttttttgcattgcagtTGATCTGTTTTTGTTGGGGTTGATTGgcctgaagacaaaaaaaaaaaaaacaaatcagaggGCTCTTCCCCTAGCTTGGGTCCTTGTCTTCTCCAACCTGTGGGCTTGGCTGCTACTACTAAGTGCTCACAGAGGGCACAAGCTCTCCAGCACCGATGTTCGCTACTGAAAACAGTAATGTGTGTAACTTATTCCCACTCGGAGCCCAGCTCAATTCCTGTTGATGTCAAGGCACTGACAAACCACGACCATGTGCACACTAGGATTGCCCAGCTTGTCAGCTAAGCCACTTAGGGGATAGCTCTTTTGTCCTGCCCGATGAAGCTGTGGTGGAAGCTATTTATTTTGGTGTGagattttcttgttcttttatattattttttttaatcaactgaAACCAGGGTATTTCTTGGTCAGGCTGGACCTGGAGAAATGCAATATGCAATTATAGGGCCAGTCCTGTGAGATGCTGAACTGCTGCGGTCCCCACCAACTCCACTAGGAATTAATAGGGTTCAGTCTTGTGGAACTGGACCTTTACTCAGCAGGGCTGGCTTCCCTCAAACCCTGGCCACTGTCCATTCCTTGAATCATTTCAAAGGGACACTACTTTGGCTCTGAAGGtaggctttgctttttttattattacttttatttttaaacccagGTATTTACCAAACctgccagaaaaagaaagatatgaaTGATCTTTTTGCTTCATAAAGCCAATTGTGATTCaggctttttctttattgcttaaACACTTCCATCATTATACTGGTGCTAGAGGTTTCAAATTGAGCTTACTCATATAAGTGAAATTGATAAAGGAGTTCTTTTGTCCTTACATGAACATCAGaacttcctttttaataaagtaGACCTTAAAACTTCATGCAGTTAGCACAAAGGATCCTGTTTTCATAGGGTTTTATGTAGATGATATCACTTTAGGTGAAACTGCTGTTTCTCTAACTGTCCGCATTTTGCCAGATGCTTGTTTGGGTCAGTCTGGATTAAGAACCTAAAATTCTTCAATGAAATGTCTCTGCATGTCGTTTCCACCCATTTTTGAGCAGAATGCGATATTGACAAGTGGTGAATCCTAAAGTGATGCAGCTACTTTTGAGGCCAGCTGAGCAGGATCGCTGTCTCGCAGGAGATGAGGAGCATTCCTACTAGGGGTTTCAGGAAGTCACATGCCACCTCCAAACCTGAGTAAGCCCAACTCCTAGAGGAACAACAAGAAACcacctttgcttttgctcacTGAATCATTGCCAAAAAGAGCTGCAGCTGGCCCTTGCCTGTTGCCTGCTGCCTTGTCATTGACCTTCTCGGAGACAGGACAGGACCGGTccccttttctgtcctgtgacACTGCAGGAGCCATGTGAAACTGCCCGGAAAAGAGGATTATTTTCTACTATCTGGAAAAAGCCCTGAATACCTTGTGCCTGCCTGTTTTGTCCCTCAAATCTCTCAGAGGATGTCTGTGTTGGGATCGCTGGTCTCCTGCCTTCTGTATTTTGTGGATCAGCCTTACTTTGTTTAGTTTCTGGCAGATAGGTACAACTtgagctctgctgcctttttggTCTGGCTCTGCATCCCTCTTTTCAGGTTTATTGGTGTGCTTTTTTGGGAATTGACTgtcttccccatccccaaaatggtatttttcatgAGTACCTTCCCTGCCAATTCCTAAATGTACAGTGTCTCCATGTTCTGCATGTAACAGGGATGCGGGAGCTGTTATAACTAGCATCTGACCAAGAGTTGTTGAAGTCAATAGAAAAAGGCCCAGGGAATTTCAGCTGGTCTTGGGTCAAACCCCCCCAGTGACTGGCCCAACGAAGCCTCTAATAACATCTTAAATTAATCAATGCCAAActgg is a window encoding:
- the FOSL2 gene encoding fos-related antigen 2, translated to MYQDYPGNFDTSSRGSSGSPGHPETYSSGAAQQKFRVDMPGSGSAFIPTINAITTSQDLQWMVQPTVITSMSSPYSRSHPYSHPLPSLSSVAGHTALQRPGVIKTIGTTVGRRRRDEQLSPEEEEKRRIRRERNKLAAAKCRNRRRELTEKLQAETEVLEEEKSVLQKEIAELQKEKEKLEFMLVAHSPVCKISPEDRRSPPSSSLQSVRTGASGAVVVKQEPVEEEIPSSSLVLDKAQRSVIKPISIAGGFYGEEALNTPIVVTSTPAITPGSSNLVFTYPNVLDQESPLSPSESCSKAHRRSSSSGDQSSDSLNSPTLLAL